DNA from Nitrospira sp.:
TCGGCACCTTGACCTGCCGCCTGCTCATTGCCGAATTCACCCCCTCCGGGGGATTACGAGAATTGCGGTCCGATCGGCGCATCCTTCGTTTGGGCCAGGGAGTCGATCGGGATCGCGTGCTGTGTGCCGATGCCATGGCACGGGTCGTTGCAACCCTTAAGGAATGGCGTCAGGTGATCGATGGATATCAGGTTGAGGCTGCAACGGCGGTGGCGACCAGCGCAGTGCGTGATGCCAGAAACCGGGAGGAATTCTTGAGCCTGGTGAAGCGTGAAGCAGGGTTCCAGATCGAGATTATCTCCGGGGACGAAGAAGCGCGCCGGACCATGCTCGGAATCCGTTCCGGCCTCCCTCTCGAGGTGACCGACATGCTGGCACTGGACATCGGCGGCGGGAGCACGGAATTTATTCTGGACCGACCTGGCAGGCCGACGACGGCACGATCGATCGACATCGGTGTCGTGCGGCTCAGCGAACGGTTGTTGCATCACGATCCGCCGACAGACGAAGAAGTCCAGCAGGCGCGTGAATGGGTACGGAACGAGGCGACAGCGGCTGTCGAGAACATGCGGCTGCCGACCGAATTCACGTTTATCGGCACCGCCGGAACGATCACATCGCTGGCGGCGATGGCTCAGCAGTTACCGGCCTATGAACCGGCGAGGATTCACAACTACCTCTTAAAGTTGGAGACGATCACGCAGTTGGAGCAGCAGCTGCTCAGCAGATCGAAGGCTCAACGAGAAGGCCTGCTTGGCCTCGAACGGGGTCGAGAAGAAGTCATCGCCGCCGGCGCGATCATTCTGCGAATCGTGATGGAAACATTGAGGTTGTCCGAATGTTTGGTCAGCGATTTGGGGCTACGCGAAGGAGTACTGATCGATCTGGCGACGCGGGTACGGTGAGTGCGAGGAATGTGTGATTGCAAGGCCTGACACCATCTTGTCCTAGAAGCTTGATTTAAATCACCTTAACGACATGTTGCTGCTGTTGCAGGCAACGAGCAATCGAATTTTCGTGACGAACGAAAAACTGTTCCTAAGATATTCAACCATGGATCCTCAGGCAACGTGGGCTATTTCACTGGCGGAATTATTGGGATCTCAACGGGCTGCAGAATAGACTAGCTTGCCTAAACGGTAAGAATTTCATAATTTGACGCCCGGATTCCATCGACGAGAAGGGATTGAGAAGCATGACTTGGTGGTATTCGATGGATAGGAGCCTATTTATAACCTATAACACCGAGGCCATTAAGAAGTGCCCAAAGCTGCATTTAGGAGGAACATCACCAGCATATAACCTGGCTTCAGCCAAGGTTGGTTTCCCATTCACAATGACACTACACGATTATGCAGCATTTCTTGCCATCAGTCAGACATACCTTGAGAGCCGAAGTATGGGCGGCCCGATTCACTGTTATCATCTTGGCATTACCGTCCTGATGTGGCACTCTACGATATGGGATTATATTGGCCAATTCGTGAATGCCCTGTGTGGACATCCCTTTAAGGAGTCCGAAGTAACATTCTCGCAGATTACAGCATCCGATACTTTCAAGACGCTTCCTCTGCACCACATTGATCCGATCCGAGAGTCAACTCTGAGACATTTCGTAAGAAAACTTCGAGCGACCTGGAGACAGAGCTATACCTCGTTGCAAATGAGACATTTTGCAGCGCATCGATTTCATTTTGCCAATACATTTGCCCACGAGCTCGATAGTTTAATTGCTCCTAATCAAAAGCATTCGCACGCGAATCGTACTGTCGGACTTCGGAATAAAATACAGCAGTCTTTTGATGCTCTGATCAAAGCCCAACAACAAATCGTTTCCTTTCTGGAAATGGAAGAGGTGAAACAATGGACTCCCAGTTGGCTTAAGGTGATTCCAAGTTCTGAGATTTGATTCACGGATGGTCGCAGATGGTCAGGATCAGCTGTGTGATTCGCACACATCGTTTCAATTGCAATAGGGCAATCATTCAGCATTCGAACGGGCATTCAGGGTCAGGTCTTGTAATCATATATCTTGTTTTACGATCGAACGATTCCTTTCCGTGCTCTCCCCGTTACTCTCTAAGCAGGGTGACCAGATTGCCCTTTACTGCGCGCGTCCAACGAGGCCACTTCAGACTTTATCCGGCTTTACACCTTCTTGCTGAGGGAGCTGCCAGACTGTCCTTCCCTGCGCGCATGGGACGAGCACGGTTTCATCGTGCGCGTTCTGCGAGGTCCACGGCGCGAAGCATAATGAGCGCCATGTTTGTGGACGCCGGCGAGACGGTGAGCCGGCAGTGTCTTCGAAGGATAGCCTGACCGCTTCCCCATTCTCCTTCCGAGGCCACGCCTTGCGCGAGCACGAGGGCTGTCTGGTCGCCTTGTGTTTTTTCTGCCGCTGTGAATCCCCATTGGGATACTCGTTGCGGGTTGCCCCGCACCTAGGGGTCTTGTACACTCTGCTCAATAGCTTCAGTTACCGTTCAGGGCAAGAGAGCACTGTCATGCAGCGACAAGGTCACGATGAAGATCGGATTACCGACAATCTGCGGTGTGCTATTGAGCTGACCGAGCTGGGATTGGCCTTGCGTCAAGCAGTGTTGTTGCAGCAAGGCTGCTCCGACGCTGAGGCCATGGCGCAAGTGATGCGCGACATCCGGCGCGGGAAAGAGCAGGCATGGCAGCAGAGTCCTTCCTAGTCCAGGCGCTCTCCATTCTCATCGCAGATTTCAACCGACGTAGGATCGAGTACGCGCTCGCCGGCGGGTGGGCCTTCAGTGCGCTCGTTGAGCCCAGGGCAACAACAGACATTGATCTGCTTATGTTGGTTGAGCAGCCTTCCCGTGAAGGCATCCAGTCGATGCTCTCTGCTCTCTTTGATTCGACAGTCGTCCATCCTGCTCCGATGGTGTTTCGCGGAATCTCGATCTGGCGAAGCGTCGGGGTTCGTCACAACCAGGAAGTAGTCGTCGATCTCCTCTTGGCGGACTCGGACTATCTCCGGACGGCGCTCGCTAGACGGCGAATGGTGCGGTTCGATACCTTGCAAATGCCGATTCTGACGATCGAGGATTTGATTCTGCTTAAAACCCTGGCTGGTCGTCTTCAAGATCAGGCCGATCTCGAAAAGATCCACGCCCGCCGAGACGAACTCCATGTGGATTGGGACTATGTCGAAGGGTGGAAGACCAAACTCGGTCTTCATGGATAACGGTTCTCTTACCGCTGCGAATACCAGCGGAAGCCCTTGAGGAGCAACCATGCGTAAGGCTCAGCTGGCACCAATCCATCCCGGTCTCTATCTGAAGGAGCTTTTGGACGAGTTGGGACTATCCCAATATCGGTTGGCTCATGATATCGGCGTACCTGTTATGCGCATCAGTCACGTCGTGCGTGGCACGCGGCCTCTCACCGCAGAACTTGCGTTACGGCTGGGCCGCTATTTTGGGCAGAGCCCGCGGTACTGGATTAACCTGCAAAGCCGCTACGATCTCGACATGGCCGAGGATGCCATCGGACGACAGGTGGCCCGAGAGGTGCGTAAATGTAAAGCAGTGGCGTGACTGGCCTTCACCGATCTGCCCGCATCGAATAAGCGATTCCTCTTGCGCTCCTCTCTAAGCAGGGTGACCAGATTGCCCTTCCCTGCGCGCATGGGACGAGCCCAGTTTCATCGTGCGCGTTCTGCGAGCAAGAAGGACAGTCTGGCTACTCCCTCGTATCCTTCCGAGGCCGCGCGTTGCGCGAACACAAAGGGCCGTCTGGTTGCCCTGTGCCTCTTCTTACCGCTGCGAATACCAGCGGAAGCCGCCTTTTTGTTCGGTGAAATTCGCTTGGGGAGCGCCGCCCGGCTTTTCCAGGAGCAGCACCTTGAAGTCGATGAGGCCGAACCAGGCAGGGTCGGCAATGTCGTGGTAGTGGCAGCCTTGCAGTTTTGGGAGCATATCGCCCAAGGTCTTGGTGAGTTCGCTTTCCGTGTAGGCTCGCACCGCAAAGTTCTTGCCGAGTCCCTGGCAGAAACGCTGAATCGTGTAGGCCGCTCCGGTGCAGAGGACCTTGGTGTCCGGCTTGATTTGTAAAAACTGCGGGAGCGAGAGGTACCGTTCCTGAAAGCCCAGCCAGCGCACCGCATGGCGTAGGTGGCCGTACTGCACTTCATACTCCGTGTGGTGCGGCAGTTTCACTGCGGCAGGCCAGCCCTCTTCGATGCCGAACTCCGTGAGAAACGCGCGGCCGCCCGGCTTGAGCACACGCCAGACTTCGGCGACGAATCGCATTGGCCCTAGGTTGAAGATCGCCTCTTCGGGCAAGTCCTTTTCCAGCGGCAGGCGGAGCCGCCTGATCCAATCCAGGGCCTCCTGATGTTGAGGCGTGTCTCCGCGGCCTTCCGTGAGTTCCTTGCGGGTCAGTTTGACCGGC
Protein-coding regions in this window:
- a CDS encoding Exopolyphosphatase; its protein translation is MTVLPTASPRILAGIDIGTLTCRLLIAEFTPSGGLRELRSDRRILRLGQGVDRDRVLCADAMARVVATLKEWRQVIDGYQVEAATAVATSAVRDARNREEFLSLVKREAGFQIEIISGDEEARRTMLGIRSGLPLEVTDMLALDIGGGSTEFILDRPGRPTTARSIDIGVVRLSERLLHHDPPTDEEVQQAREWVRNEATAAVENMRLPTEFTFIGTAGTITSLAAMAQQLPAYEPARIHNYLLKLETITQLEQQLLSRSKAQREGLLGLERGREEVIAAGAIILRIVMETLRLSECLVSDLGLREGVLIDLATRVR